The following DNA comes from Epinephelus lanceolatus isolate andai-2023 chromosome 1, ASM4190304v1, whole genome shotgun sequence.
ATATTGCCCAATTTCAGTTTGGCTGATTAATCAACACTGAGAAGACATTTTACACACCATCATCGGTGGAACTTGCTCTGATAGTGGCCGGTGGTGGTGCAGCCTCTACCAGTCACACGGGGATGTACACCCCAGACCTGAGCTGAAGAGGGGAGGGTTGTACTAAATAATCAGTAGGTGCAGCTCCAGAGAAAGCAGCTCCCTCCTGCTGGGGACTGTGTCTCATTGTATTGTTCTTTTTAACATGTGTTATCTAAAGTTTTTGCCTGGACCATGACAGCTCACTTTTAGTGCTATAGCTAAGTCCATAAGTCCTTGACTGAGTGGGTGTCGCCTAGGGCTCCAGCTATCAATTCTTTTAGTAATTGAGTGTTCTTTCAATTATTCTGGTGATGTATTGCGTAATTGGATAAGAAATACTGCgtgttttcattaaattacTTTAGCTTTTTTTAAGGGCAAGAGTAATAtaagagaaaataataaagtttctgaaatgagagaaatgagtaacaaatttgttttttgttttgttttgttttttttgaaaattcaacatttttattgctttaatTGCAAAAACATTTGTCTGCAGTGTGCACTTAAACAGTTGTGACAGATCAAATGATGCATCTGTTGACCCTCTGCACAAAGCTGTCAAAAGTATGACTCTGTGACTTTAGAGTAAAATAAATactaacaacaataataataacatgtaaACATCAAACATACAAATGTGCATTAAAGATGGCACCTTATGGCCATAAGAGGTAACTGCACTTTGTGCAAATTGTAGATAAGAACCAAGAATACGTTTCTTTACGTTCAGTGCTCAAGACTAGATGTAGTCTTACAGAACTGGTATCGTGATGGAACTTTGTAATGAGGCACAGCAACCCTCATCAGCCTCAGAAAGCCAGGCCTCTCAACGATTTGGAATGgcacaagataagataagatatactttattgatttCCCAGGGGGGAAATTCaagtatcacagcagcacaagCCAAAATCAAAGGACATTAAATAGAAGaagattaaagagaaaaaataaaaagtaaaaattaaagataataatagataaataaaagataaagtaaACTTGCTACATCAATAAAAATTGCTACATCAGATCAATAAAGTGACTAAAAAATGGCAGACAGAGTGTTGAATGAAATAAAGTGACAGGTGGCAGACAAAGTGTCATATTGAACGGATGCAAGATAGGTCCGTTCAGAGCTGATTGTAGCTTAAGCGAACCACTGTTGTGCAGTCTGATGGCGGTGGGCACAAAGGAGTGTCTGAATCGTTCAGTTCTGCTCCTGGGTGGGATAATTGGCTGGCTGAATGAGCTGCTCATCAGCAACAGCTCGTCGTGCAGGGGATGAGAAGGGTCCAGGATTGCACAGATTTTGTCCTTCACCCTCCTCTCAGCCACTGTCTCCAGACTGTCTAGGTCCAGTCTCACCACAGAACGGGCTTTCCTCACAAGCTTGTTGAGCCTGTTGACCTCACCAGTCTTAACTCCACCCCACCAGCACACTACAGAAAAGAAGAGTGCACTGGCAACCATAGACTGGTAGAAGGTCTTGAGGAGCCCACTACAGACGCCAAATGATCTGAGTCTCCTCAGGAAGAACATCCTGCTCTGTCCTTTCCTATAGAGGGCATCTGTGTTAtgagtccagtccagtttattgttgatgTGGGCCCCAAGGTACTTGTACGAGTCCACCATCTCCACCTCCACGCCCTGGATGGGGACTGGGGCAGGTTGCCTCCAGTTGTTGATGTTGAGTTGAAGGTGGTTTCGTTTGCTTCACGCGACAAAGCTCTCAATCAGTCCTCTGTATTCCTCCTTGTCATCATTGCTGATGCATCCGACTATAGAGGAGTCGTCGGAAAACTTTTGGAGGTGGCAGGAGCCAGAATTGAACCGGAAATCAgaggtgtagagggtgaagacgAATGGTGCAGAAACAGTTCCTTGGGGCACTGTCCTTTGTCCTTTGCAATAAAATATGAGAGGGCTGCAGTGAGGTCTTTAGCAAATTTCGATGTAGGTGCATAAGCAGCTGCCTTTGAAATGCGCTCTGTATCATTTGTGTCACTGTAGATGAGGATGTAGTAGCAGTAGCATCATTGGGTTTGCCTGCTGCACGCCCACTCTGTAAACAAAGGAAAagcaaatgtattattattattatattattatcatctgactgacacacacacactaacgtTACTCCTGTAAAAGCAAAACACGATGCAGTGCTTCCTCTAGGATTTGTTTTTAACACGGAacgttttattctgaaaattaaCCAGATCTGTGTCAGACTTCCTGTCCCTCTTGTTGCTTCTGTGAGACATTGATGCGCTGTGCTCTGGGCTTCGGGCTCTGGCAACTGGAGCTATGACAGAGTATATTTGCAGCGGAGTTGGGCTAGTGCCGTGCCGGAGCAGAAACGGACCAAACATGCATCTCTACTGTAATTATTGTGCGTCTGCCCCAATTCTGAAGCAGTGTCGGCAATAATTAAGTAGCAGCGGCCGTACATAGCGGAAACACAACCTGCTGTTCTGTTGCTGTATGTGTCATGTGCAGAGACCTGCAGACACTACTTGCCCATTGCACCCAATAACATGTATTTTTACAGGAGTAACGTTAGGTAACACTTAAAATTTCTATTTCCTTTATTGACAAACTATGGGAGAGTTAGACAGacaaactatgacattttccaCTATTCCGAAGTCCCCACATCATGCATTCAGCTAAAAGTTAACTTACCTTACACTCGCTGTATAGTTGTGGGTGTTGGTCACGGAGATGGCTCATCAAATTTGAAGTGTTACCCCCCTTCgcagagacttttttttcctacattttCTGCAGAGAGGGTGACTATCTTCAATTAGTTTCCCCTCAGCATCCTTATAAAATCCAAAATACGTCCAGACTTCAGACTTTGTCCTTTTAGAGCGGGAAAAAAATCTCCGGAGCACTGTCCATGCGGTTGCCTTCGGTGCCTTCCGCCAGTTTTCAGAGGTCAAGCATTGCAAACTGTGCATGCGCACCTGCGTCTGagggactgctgctgctgcttttccaggCAATGAGCAGTATCACCATGAGTTTTTCAAAGTGCGGTAATCAACCACAgttttaatgataattaaaatttgaaacGGTAATACTAACCGTGGGAATTTGACCGTTTATCATTTTACCAataatcgttacatccctaaaTGAAGCTAACACTTAAACAAATTGACtacagcattttattttgcaaGTGTTGTTATTTTCTCTAGCAAAACTTGGCCAATACGCATGATGCATCGCCAGGTAATGTTAGCAGCCGCATTGATTTCTGATCTTATTCAGCCATTATAAAGCTATAatacatgtttgttgttgttgtttgtttgtcttgctTTATGAATCTCAGCTGACAATCACTGATTAAGTCAAAGTGTCTTTATTGGTCTCCCTTGggagaaatttgtcttggacagAGGGGTCTGCTGCACAGACAACACATTACACCCACAAACAACCCATTCCACTCACATTAGtcatcaataaaaaataaacaattacgtaataaataaatggtcaaCAGAATCACATAAAAGTGCATTTCAGCATGTCAGTGCAATTTCTGCTCACTTGACCTTAAAAAACTCTATCTTTTTTGTCCCTCCTGAACAATCTGCTCGTAGATGAGCTTCACTGACAATGGAATGAACGAGTGTTTGTATCTGTTATGTTTACATAGCGGAACTCTGTACCTCCTTCCTGAGTTTAGTAAAAGATATTCAGAGTGCAGTACATGAGATGTGTCAGATAAAATATTGTCTGCAAGTCTGAGGGTTGTTTGTTCAAACAGGTCTTGGGGAGTTACAGGTGCTGCCATACCAATGATTTTCCCTGCTGTTTTTATCAGATTTAGTATCTGAGCTTTTGACTTAACAGTAAAGTTGCTGAACCAGCTGGTAATGCCATACCGTAACACGGACTCAGTGGTTGCTCTGTAGAAAATCAACATAATATTCCTGCAGACATCAAACACTCAAACACTGAGtcggcagagaaaatgcaggcGCTGGTGGATTCGGGCACAGACACTTGCCACTTGCATGTGCCAGCTTAAGTCATTATCAGTGTGAACCCCCAGATATTTGTATGAATTGACCTGCTCAAAGGGACATTGTgtgacattttcagttgtttattggcaaaaatcaatgtctgcattcataaatatgtcgtcattggtgtactattacctccaccgaTAATCtcacttattctcgtaaaaggagaatttcaaatttgtttgtacattgtgtgggTATGTCAActggggggttccataacgtTTCACCATCTTCAGAATACATCCGCCAGCAGGGGACATACAGCCCCGCCTttggcgttttcgttgagagccagacCAGTgctgcgtgactgagaagccgaagaAGAGGAGTAACTAGTAGTAGCAACTGCTACTACcccggcactactgcagcataacaaagtcccactctttgagcataatgcaggatcatgcatatgcagcatcacgggacaacagtcctacgttgtaaacacagccagcatggtgaggacgGGGTTTGTTAACTCGTgttgcgtgtgtctgtgtaggagcctgaatgaatactccatgtagtatcggatgacatggtttcatcaatgttatcatagctttttggtacacagcggctattgttgttgcaatacgcgtttgaaacagtgaggcgctagagtgcgctatccgtttgaatgcaatatatgatttcaacgttagatgggaaaaattcctacacagtggctatggttacatgatggcttctcattcggaatgaaataaatctgaatgaaatcattcggaattaaagtctttccaggtagtttacatgggaaatattcattccgaatgagggtttacatgggagatcagttcaattgcctttattcaggtctgcgcaaggtttggggcagggaaggtttctgattggatagggggcggggcggatgttgcatgtttacatttaccggaagaaaacactgtagtcctcgctctggataacaagatgcttgacgacgccattcttagtgcctttttcgggcgtgttttgcttatattcttgaagcagcagtacgacaacaaccttgttctgttaatgcttcatctgttgaggaggagaagggaggtagaaggttgaagaagggagatagaagaccgtgctgtggcgaatggaaaccggtgagtgcaacgagtccgactgctctatctcagcctgttgctatgcacgctatatatgtcatcgcgccagaagggcaaggaaacgagcatgcacagaaagaccgggatgaacttaaagaggaatgagtgtatacatgcacacaaaattctttcattcggaatgacaaacggaataaaccactccctttaatcggatttaattttcaatcggaatgaccacttttaatcggaatggcctttcattccaattaaaagtggaattaaactgtgcatgtaaacgtactgagtgtgaCTTTAATGTTTGAACAGTCGATGCTGGGGGTGGGTGGGGTCCCTGAGTATGGACGCAGCTCTCCAGTGGACTCTGCGGTGGTAGGTGCTCTGCAGAGAGGGCAGTCATCAGTGATCAGGGCCTAGTGATCTTCTCAGCAGTTTTCACCACTCTCTGCACGTTTTTGCGGTCCATAGCAGTAGTGCTGCCATACCACACAGTGATGCAGCTGGTCAGGATGCCCTCCACAATGCAGCTGTAGAAGATGCTGAGGATTTTGGCCGACATGCCAAACTTCCTCAGCCTCCTCAGAAAGTACTACTGTTGAGCTTCTTGACCAGCTTTGTGGTGTTGAGTGTCCAGGTGAGGTCCTCACTGATGTGGACTCCCATGTTAGCGCGGCCACTACAGTGCAGAGCCACAAGATCAGgcattttgttttgcagttgTAAGTCCGTCCATCTGTCCTATCCTCTGTGAATATCTTGTCAATACCTCAAGAAcaacttgagggaatttccttaaatttggcacaaatgtccacttggaatgatgaactgattaaaatttggtggtcaaaggtcaaggacaCTGTGGCCTCTGATgctgattatgacaaaattatgacagaaatgtctgataggataaaatgatgaagtgatgatattttacatccaaaaggtcaaaggtcagcttcactgtgacatcaaaatGTTCTGCGAAAACCCTTTTCTGGCCATCATTCAACATCATAACgtaggaacagaaggggagacatttggtcagatactgaattggtcactctaatcttgggtgtccaccttgaaactgtgctgattgtatggaTTATCTGTATTCGTGGTGGGAAGACattgtgaagcatccatgttttcacagacatggatgtaaattatAAGTGCAACTTGAATGGtccatggaggcatacaaccgcaaagtggtaattctagtttacaTCGACTTCAAGCAAAATActgattataataatatttgTCAGTGGCACAGTTAAACACTGGTGAATCAAGGGGGTGTAATCAAAAATGAATTGAAGTTGTATGCCTAAAATAATGTccagtataaaaaaaatcatataaccATTTGCAGCACCTTAAGGATGTATAGCTTTCACTGTGAAACCCGCTCCCCTCCATTTATGGAGCAATCATTTTTAAACTAGGCACATTAGGAGAAGTGAAATTAGCGTTTGCCAAGTATTTGGCAAACAACTAAATGTTGCGTCACTTTTTCAGAATATTTCTGCTCTCTATTTGAGCTGTTTTTGAAAATATCGTATTACTGTTGCCACTGAGTGAATGAACCTGGCACAGATGCACAGCTGTAAGGATGCTTCGGGGCGTGAGCACCCTAATATTTTGTGCCCCACTTGCAGTTTCTAAAAAATGAGTTTCATCAGATGGTGTGGTATGCACACTTGAATGAGATCAGATCTTTAATAGTCAGTTATCATTACACTAATTACATGATGCCTAAATTGTTTTGAAGCAGCAGCTAGAGACTCTGAGGGGACTGTTTGTTCGAGACAGCTGCACCAAAGTGTGCACCAGCTAACAGCAAAAACCAACTTAATTACATCTCAGAATGCTTAAAGTCCACTGCTCGGTGACATgtggaagagagggagagatctGTCTGTCTCCCACTCTGCTTGTGGTTTTGGCAGAAGCAAAGTCTGACCCTGTGGGCGTTCTGGGCAGGGCTGCTCTGGTATGTTTGGCTGCAGCATTAGTGGCTGCTCGATTGGTACAGACAGGAAGGACAGAGCTGTCCCACGTACAAGGCTTTTTTGTGGTCTCACTCTTCTATTTTTTACCCCTAGTGCCTCTTTGTAGACACATACTGCGTGAGAGAAAGTCTTGTTTATACTCTCACTCTATGTTTTCTGCAGAGATGATAATGATgcactttttactttttaatttattcactAAGAGTATAATCTAACATGTCTCACTCAGCAATTGCTTCTCTGTGTCTTACAGAACATCATAAAGAAGGTGAATGGTCAGAAGTTTGTCTATCGCTTTGTGTCCTATCCTGACATCCTAAAAGGAGATGTTGCTACCCGAACACAGGGCGGGGATGTAGGTGCTGGGGGCATCCCACACCTATCAAAGAGGGTAGACAGCACCGCACAGGAGGGTGAGTCTGGTGACCGCAGTAGCACAGCAGCTCTGGGCTCCAGCTCCAAGCCATCAAACCGCAACGACTACATCCACTCTGGCCTGTACACCTCTTTTACTCTCAACTCACTGCAAAATGGACGCCAGCTCTTTAAGTCCATCAAAATTGAGAACCCAGCAGAGAAGATGGCTGACAAGAGAGGTCTCACTGCTGCACCCCAGAGCCAGGAGCAGTTGCAACAGCCACAGCAGCCAACTGCTTTGCCATCTGTCATCAAGTTTGGAAACACCCCTCCAAAGCCAGCACCACCAGCGTCTATTGAAGTGGTCATAGAGCCGGAACTGATGTCCAACCCCTTGGATTCTTTGCATGCTCCAACCTTGAGGACGGAAGATGTTCACTCCTCCCTGCCATCCCAGTCCGTCTACCCATTTGAAAACATCCGCCCATCTGAGCCAACGTTTGGCCTGCCAGACCTGATCTCAGCCAGTCCGTCCCCAAGCCTAGTGCCTGACTCCTCCCAGGAACTGGTGATTGACAGCGATATAGAGTCTGGATCTTCTCAGCCCACAGATGCTCAGGCACCAGAACTCACAGATGCACAGGAGAAGGCTAgtatacatacaaacacatccCACACCATGCAAGTTAAATActtcaaaaataacaaaacattttaaagcttACTCTAACTTCTGTTAtatacacgtgtgtgtgtgcatatatatatatatatatatatatatatatatatatatacatatatatgtgtgtgtgtgtatatgtatgtatgtatgaatgtatgtatgtatatagatatatagatatatgtatgtatatgtatatattaggGTTGCTCAATTAtagaaaaaatcataatcattattattaattattaattttggtcaaaattgaaatcatgaTTATGCGCCACATGTaatgacttatattgtttacatgacggcatgtcatttctgtctctacatggttgcacatttacatttctcctctgctctctgtatcgcgcacggcggagttcggtcccgatgtgtgcacacacacacacacacacgtgcccacgcacacacacacacacacacacactctcacagaccaacctctctcgctttccctctgccattttctgcACGctgtgtttttgaaatcttccacaatcacctgcccctcgcattactcgtagttcacctacttgactggcttGTGGAGTGAATAGGAGAGGAGGGGGCGGTATTGCGCATGTGCGGCTTCtgtagaagacaaaataacatctccagACGTCCGTGACCAAAAATCGTTTGCCCtcgatttcattaattttgaaatcgtttgacctCAAAATCATAATCGCAATCACCAGacgattaattgcacagccttagtatatatatatatacagtacaggccaaaagtttggacacaccttctcattcaatgcgttttctttattttcatgactatttacattgtagattctcactgaaggcatcaaaactatgaatgaacacatgtggagttatgtacttaacaaaaaaaggtgaaataactgaaaacatgttttatattctagtttcttcaaaatagccaccctttgctctgattactgctttgcacactcttggcattctctccatgagcttcaagaggtagtcacctgaaatggttttccaacagtcttgaaggagttcccagaggtgtttagcacttgttggcccctttgccttcactctgcggtccagctcaccccaaaccatctcgattgggttcaggtccggtgactgtggaggccaggtcatctgccgcagcactccatcactctccttcttggtcaaatagcccttacacagcctggaggtgtgtttggggtcattgtcctgttgaaaaataaatgatcatccaactaaacgcaaaccggatgggatggcatgtcgctgcaggatgctgtggtagccatgctggttcagtgtgccttcaattttgaataaatccccaacagtgtcaccagcaaaacacccccacaccatcatacctcctcctccatgcttcacagtgggaaccaggcatgtggaatccatccgttcaccttttctgcgtctcacaaagacacggcggttggaaccaaagatctcaaatttggactcatcagaccaaagcacagatttccactggtctaatgtccattccttgtgtttcttggcccaaacatatctcttctgcttgttgcctctccttagcagtggtttcctagcagctatttgaccatgaaggcctgattggcgcagtctcctcttaacagttgttctagagatgggtctgctgctagaactctgtgtggcattcatctggtctctgatctgagctgctgttaacttgcgatttctgaggctggtgactcggatgaacttatcctcagaagcagaggtgactcttggtcttcctttcctgggtcggtccccatgtgtgccagtttccttgtagcgcttgatggtttttgcgactccacttggggacacatttaaagtttttgcaattttccggactgactgaccttcatttcttaaagtaatgatggccacttgtttttctttagttagctgattggttcttgtcataatatgaattttaacagttgtccaatagggctgtcggctgtgtattaacctgacttctgcacaacacaactgatggtcccaaccccattgataaagcaagaaattccactaatgaaccctgataaggcacacctgtgaagtggaaaccatttcaggtgactacctcttgaagctcatggagagaatgccaagagtgtgcaaagcagtaatcagagcaaagggtggctattttgaagaaactagaatataaaacatgttttcagttatttcacctttttttgttaagtacataactccacatgtgttcattcatagttttgatgccttcagtgagaatctacaatgtaaatagtcatgaaaataaagaaaacgcattgaatgagaaggtgtgtccaaacttttggcctgtactgtgtatatatatatatatatatatatatatatatatatatatatatatatgtatgcatatatatatatatatatatatacatatatatatatatatgcatatatatatatatatatatatatatatgcatatatatatatatatatatatatatatatatatatatatgcatatatatatgtgtgtgtatatgtatatatgtttgtgtgtgtatatattccAACGGCGcttcaaaaatagaaaatctaaACATGGAGGCACAT
Coding sequences within:
- the elk4 gene encoding ETS domain-containing protein Elk-4 → MDNSVTLWQFLLQLLLDSSNEQLICWTNEEGEFKLLQAEEVARLWGARKNKPNMNYDKLSRALRYYYDKNIIKKVNGQKFVYRFVSYPDILKGDVATRTQGGDVGAGGIPHLSKRVDSTAQEGESGDRSSTAALGSSSKPSNRNDYIHSGLYTSFTLNSLQNGRQLFKSIKIENPAEKMADKRGLTAAPQSQEQLQQPQQPTALPSVIKFGNTPPKPAPPASIEVVIEPELMSNPLDSLHAPTLRTEDVHSSLPSQSVYPFENIRPSEPTFGLPDLISASPSPSLVPDSSQELVIDSDIESGSSQPTDAQAPELTDAQEKVDSAMGLSGDETSLVDAETSSSSLSSSTTVSTLSSGKTRKPPKILQISPPALLVTTSDFSPMNLCSPSLPTASLTPAMLQTPTLLLTPSPLLSNIHFWSTLSPVAPLSPATRRQGAHLFQFPSVLTPQFQIPVHSMDGTNTPGPISPDPQKT